One part of the Engraulis encrasicolus isolate BLACKSEA-1 chromosome 17, IST_EnEncr_1.0, whole genome shotgun sequence genome encodes these proteins:
- the LOC134467074 gene encoding solute carrier family 2, facilitated glucose transporter member 11-like, with amino-acid sequence MVSALGQLFQSPLLTAAIFIMGIGGTFQFGFQLVVHNAPSPYIKELVNVTCTERYGLNLPPWQLSIIWSFVVSAFSIGGLIGALSAGRLADKYGRKTCLLWNNLLAIAGAVLMVLSKTAVSFEMIMAARLIYGVNAGIGLTVHCIYLPECSPKKLQAMMGFFSTTFISVGILMGQILGLSEVLGTEERWPWLLGFSGAVAVLQMVTLPFLPESPRFLLTSKGDPQACEQAMKRLWGPKVDHSGDLADMRDEAAVISGVQMKGILDLFRKRSLRWQLTTIIWLTITLELCGINAVFLYLFDVLAKAGIPPHQLSYAALGTGLCEVATSVISAIVIERTGKKVLLMGGFFGMGATLTLLTVTLYLQTILWWMSYCSLILIFIFIVFFNCGPAGITVPLAGELFNQSFKAAAFTINTAINWTFQFLVSMTFPLIVEHLDYLCFIIFLTCCFSTGLFVRFNVPETRNLTVLEIAAEYDRLHNRRGRGPAASENEKHTPPSPAPSENEKHTPPSPAPVFNHMHSSVDHLVQITWL; translated from the exons TACATTAAGGAGTTGGTGAACGTGACTTGCACCGAGAGGTACGGCCTCAACCTGCCGCCGTGGCAACTGTCAATCATCTGGTCGTTTGTGGTGTCGGCCTTCAGCATCGGCGGACTGATAGGCGCGCTCAGTGCTGGACGACTGGCGGACAAGTACGGCAG GAAGACATGCCTGCTGTGGAATAACCTGCTGGCCATAGCAGGGGCCGTCCTGATGGTGCTCAGCAAAACAGCCGTGTCCTTTGAGATGATAATGGCCGCCAGGTTAATCTACGGTGTTAACGCAG GCATTGGCCTGACGGTGCACTGCATATATCTGCCTGAGTGCTCCCCCAAGAAGCTGCAGGCCATGATGGGCTTCTTTTCGACAACCTTCATCTCCGTTGGCATTTTGATGGGCCAAATCCTGGGCCTCAG TGAGGTGCTGGGGACGGAGGAGCGTTGGCCGTGGCTGTTGGGGTTCAGCGGGGCGGTGGCAGTGCTGCAGATGGTGACGCTGCCCTTCCTGCCGGAGTCGCCCCGATTCCTGCTCACCAGCAAGGGGGACCCACAGGCCTGCGAACAGG CGATGAAGCGTCTGTGGGGGCCAAAGGTGGACCACAGTGGGGACCTGGCTGACATGCGCGATGAGGCGGCTGTGATCAGTGGTGTGCAGATGAAGGGCATCTTAGACCTCTTCAGGAAGCGCTCCCTACGCTGGCAACTCACCACCATCATCTGGCTCACGATTACACTGGAATTGTGTGGCATCAATGCC gtgttcCTCTACTTGTTTGATGTGTTAGCGAAGGCAGGTATCCCTCCACATCAGCTGAGTTACGCGGCCCTGGGGACTGGCCTTTGTGAGGTCGCCACTAGCGTCATCTCT gcaatTGTTATTGAGCGCACAGGCAAGAAGGTGCTCCTCATGGGGGGATTCTTTGGGATGGGCGCTACTCTGACACTACTCACAGTTACCCTCTACCtgcag accaTCCTGTGGTGGATGTCTTACTGCAGTTtgatcctcatcttcatcttcatcgtcTTCTTCAACTGTGGACCAG CTGGTATCACCGTCCCCCTGGCTGGCGAGCTCTTTAACCAGTCCTTCAAGGCAGCTGCATTCACCATCAACACCGCCATCAACTGGACTTTTCAGTTTCTCGTTTCCATGACCTTCCCACTCATTGTG GAACACCTCGACTACCTGTGTTTCATCATCTTCTTGACGTGCTGTTTCTCCACGGGCCTCTTTGTGCGCTTCAACGTTCCGGAGACACGGAACCTCACCGTTTTGGAAATCGCCGCCGAGTACGACCGGCTGCACAACAGACGCGGACGAGGGCCTGCAGCCTCAGAGAACGAGAAGCACACTCCCCCGTCACCTGCACCCTCAGAGAACGAGAAGCACACTCCCCCGTCACCTGCACCAGTGTTCAACCACATGCACTCATCAGTGGACCATCTTGTTCAAATAACATGGCTCTGA